In Streptomyces sp. 840.1, the DNA window ACGGAGGCACCGCGTCCGGCGACGAGATGGCCCGCAGCGCGAAGAACGCGCCCACCGAGGCCGCTGCCGCCAGGCCGCATCCGGCTCGTCCGTCGTGCTGCCGACCCCTGCGCCCGGCCACCTGTCGTGACGCCGTGGACACCGGGAGTGCCACGGCTCGCGGCCCACCGCATCCGTGCGGGATGATCGTTCTGACGCCGTTCGCAGGGGGGACTACCGTCGGGAGGAGGACACCGTAACCACTGCCGTACTACCAAAGCAGTACGCCGGATCGCCGTCTCAAGGACGACGACGCGGCGGCTTTGAAGGGCCATCGTGGTGTACATGAGTTCCCTCGCGCTGTCCGTGCTGCTGTCACTGGTCTCCGCGGTCGCCTATGCGGCCGGCGCGATCGTCCAGGAGCGCGTCGCCACGGCCTCCGACGGCCGCTCGCTCGCTCCGCTGCGTGACCGTGTGTGGTGGGCCGCGGTGGCGCTGAACGGCGTGGGAGCGCTTCTGCACGTGGTGGCGCTGGCCTACGGTCCGCTCAGCCTCGTGCAGCCGCTGGGCGCCCTCACCATCGTCTTCGCGCTGCCGATGGCCGCTCTCTTCGTCGGCCGCAGGGCCGGGGCCACGGCCTGGCGCGGCGCGGTCATGGCGACCGTCGGGCTGGCCGGGCTGCTCGCCCTGACCGGAAGCTCCGACGCGCACACTCTGGGCGGCCCGCAGCAGCTGATGCTCGGCACGGTGACGTTCGGCGCGGTGGCGGCGCTCGTCCTGCTCTCGAAGGCGATGCGCCGGCCAGTGATGCGGAGTGTGGTGCTGGCCGGGGCCGCCGGTGTGGCGTTCGGTATCGCCTCGGTGTTCACGAAGACCGTGGCCATGGAGTGGACCTCGGGCTCGGTGGGGACCGGGCTGCCGGCCCTCCTGGTGATCGCGGCCCTCGCCGCGACCGGCCTGCTGCTGTCCCAGGCCGCTTACCGGGGAGCGGGCCTGACCGCCCCGCTCGCCACGGTCACCGTGGTGAACCCGGTGGTCGCGGCGGCCGTCGGCATCACGCTGTTCGGTGAGACGTTCCGCTACGGCACCCCGGGTACCGTGCTCGCCCTCGGCTGCGGGGTCGTCGCGGCCGGCGGGCTGATCCTGCTCACCACGGAACGCATGGGCGCCGAGCGCCGACGGGCCCAGGAGGCGGCCGCAGACGGGGCACGGGAGAGCGGCGAGAGCGCCGACGAGGTGCCGGGCGCCTCCGCCCCGCCCGCCGCCCCCTCCGCGCCCGAAGCCGGTTCCACTCCCGTCCCCGGCGCGGAGGCCGGGGATTTCGGCGGGCCCGCCGGCTCGCCGGCCCCGGCGGGCGCTTCACGGCGACAGGCCGGGGCGCCGCAGGCCGCGGTGACGTTCCCCGGTCCCCCGGGCCCTGCGGCCCCGGTCCCGGACACGTTTCACAGCCGGCTGCCGCGGCCTGTACGGATCCCGCCGGAGCGCCGGTCGGTGCAGGTCGAGTTCGCCCCGGGCCCACGGCCGCCGCACACCGGCGCCACCGGGCGCGGCGGATCGCCCGCCGGGTCCACCGCCTCGCCGCCCGCTGCCGGCGCCACAGCCGTGACGGCCGATGACGACGGACAGGGCGGGAGCGTTCAGACCTTGACGCCGCCCGCCCTGAGGTAGGCCACCGGGTCGATGTCGGAGCCGTACTCGGGGCCGGTGCGGACCTCGAAGTGCAGGTGCGGACCCGTCACGTTGCCGGTGGCGCCGGAGCGGGCGATGCGCTGGCCCTCACCGACACGCTGACCGGCGCGCACGTGGAGCGCCGACAGGTGCGCGTACTGGCTGTACTTGCCGTCGCTGTGCCGGATGACGATCTGGTACCCGTACGCCCCTCCCCAGCCCGCCGTGACGACCGTGCCCGCGGACATCGCCTTGACCGAGGTGCCGGTGGGCACGGGGAAGTCGACGCCGGTGTGGTAGCCGCTCGACCAGGAACCGGCCTGCCGGTACTGGGTGCCGGTACGGGCTTCGACCGGGGCGGTGATCCCGGCGTGCTTCGCGGTGTGCCCGGCGGTCCTGTGTGTCTCCGCCTTCTTCGGCGCGGGCCTGGCC includes these proteins:
- a CDS encoding DMT family transporter; amino-acid sequence: MSSLALSVLLSLVSAVAYAAGAIVQERVATASDGRSLAPLRDRVWWAAVALNGVGALLHVVALAYGPLSLVQPLGALTIVFALPMAALFVGRRAGATAWRGAVMATVGLAGLLALTGSSDAHTLGGPQQLMLGTVTFGAVAALVLLSKAMRRPVMRSVVLAGAAGVAFGIASVFTKTVAMEWTSGSVGTGLPALLVIAALAATGLLLSQAAYRGAGLTAPLATVTVVNPVVAAAVGITLFGETFRYGTPGTVLALGCGVVAAGGLILLTTERMGAERRRAQEAAADGARESGESADEVPGASAPPAAPSAPEAGSTPVPGAEAGDFGGPAGSPAPAGASRRQAGAPQAAVTFPGPPGPAAPVPDTFHSRLPRPVRIPPERRSVQVEFAPGPRPPHTGATGRGGSPAGSTASPPAAGATAVTADDDGQGGSVQTLTPPALR